In Bacteroidota bacterium, one genomic interval encodes:
- a CDS encoding M23 family metallopeptidase: protein MQKTIFWTFFLFFLPFSLLAQTRYPQNDFRSPVDTALTLAGNFGEIRPNHFHAGFDIRTNNREGMPIYAVADGYISRIKISAFGYGKAIYVTHPNGYTSVYGHLKDFDNDVQTFTTKIQYLKESYEIDTALAPTTLPIKKGELIGISGNTGGSQGPHLHFEIRDTKTEMPINPYYFGYLIADTVKPRITQIAVYPMNDNSRIFGKGFGSSKKIAPVYKKGKYTYLKQDSVTVSGQIGFGIECYDTETKSTNKNGVFSIELQSGGKRIYYHELETFTFENSRYVNAHIDYESKQKQGTKIQRCFVTTNNKSGIYKDVINKGILNFTDDSVHWIKFIVKDFVGNTTELLLKVKSSSSKLSGEMTSKLPIYNCLEEIKHETEDIKIKIPAEALYENTHFYCTKNGSAPLTFSPIYEIMNENIALQKAITLSIKPVRLPDSLQSKACIVSVNKKGGKSYEGGGFTDGWVTTQTKEFGNYAIGIDTVAPKLKPAFKIIKEQIPDLSKAKKIGVIASDNLSGIRKYRATIDGKWVLCEYEFKQNLLFYTFDYKIEPGLHEFKIEVTDDKANTSILTFIFKR, encoded by the coding sequence ATGCAAAAAACGATTTTTTGGACATTCTTTCTCTTTTTTTTACCCTTTTCGCTTCTTGCACAGACCCGTTATCCTCAAAATGATTTTCGTTCCCCTGTTGATACTGCCCTGACTTTAGCAGGTAACTTTGGAGAAATTCGCCCCAACCATTTCCATGCGGGATTCGATATCCGTACCAATAACCGTGAAGGAATGCCCATTTATGCTGTTGCTGATGGCTATATCTCCCGAATAAAGATCAGCGCATTTGGTTACGGAAAAGCTATCTATGTTACACATCCGAATGGGTATACATCCGTTTACGGACATTTAAAGGATTTTGATAATGATGTTCAAACATTCACTACCAAAATTCAGTACTTAAAAGAATCCTATGAAATAGACACAGCACTTGCCCCAACAACTCTTCCAATAAAAAAAGGAGAATTAATTGGCATTTCCGGAAATACCGGTGGATCTCAAGGTCCTCATTTACATTTTGAAATACGTGATACCAAAACCGAAATGCCCATCAACCCTTATTATTTCGGTTATTTGATTGCAGATACAGTCAAACCGAGAATTACTCAAATAGCTGTTTATCCAATGAATGATAATTCCAGAATATTCGGAAAAGGATTCGGCTCCTCAAAAAAAATTGCCCCGGTTTATAAAAAAGGGAAATACACCTATTTGAAACAAGATTCAGTAACTGTGAGCGGACAAATAGGGTTCGGAATTGAATGTTATGATACCGAAACAAAATCAACAAACAAAAATGGAGTGTTCTCCATTGAATTACAATCGGGCGGAAAACGAATCTACTATCACGAATTAGAAACATTTACCTTCGAAAATTCACGTTATGTTAACGCTCATATTGATTATGAATCAAAACAAAAACAGGGAACAAAAATTCAAAGGTGTTTTGTTACCACCAACAACAAATCTGGAATTTACAAAGATGTCATCAACAAGGGAATCCTTAATTTCACAGATGATTCGGTACATTGGATAAAATTTATTGTGAAAGATTTTGTTGGAAACACAACCGAGTTATTGTTAAAAGTAAAAAGTTCGTCAAGCAAACTTTCCGGTGAAATGACTTCAAAACTCCCTATTTACAATTGCTTGGAAGAAATAAAACACGAAACGGAAGACATCAAAATAAAAATTCCCGCAGAAGCATTGTACGAGAACACTCATTTTTATTGTACAAAAAACGGTTCCGCACCCCTTACTTTTTCTCCTATATATGAAATCATGAATGAAAACATTGCTTTACAAAAAGCGATCACCTTAAGTATTAAACCCGTTCGACTTCCCGATTCATTACAAAGTAAAGCCTGTATCGTATCTGTAAACAAAAAAGGTGGAAAGAGTTATGAAGGTGGCGGTTTCACAGATGGTTGGGTAACCACACAAACGAAAGAGTTTGGAAATTACGCCATCGGAATTGACACGGTGGCTCCGAAACTAAAACCTGCTTTTAAAATTATTAAAGAACAAATTCCGGATCTAAGTAAGGCTAAAAAAATTGGAGTGATTGCCAGCGACAACCTTTCAGGGATCAGAAAATACCGAGCAACCATTGACGGAAAATGGGTTTTATGTGAATACGAATTCAAGCAAAATTTACTATTTTATACATTTGATTATAAAATTGAACCCGGTCTTCATGAATTTAAAATTGAAGTGACAGACGATAAAGCAAATACTTCCATACTCACCTTTATTTTTAAAAGATAA
- the bioA gene encoding adenosylmethionine--8-amino-7-oxononanoate transaminase has translation MSIQERDKNVVWHPFTQLKTAPLPIAIVKGEGAYFFDDTGKRYIDGIASWWVNIHGHAHPYLAKKVAEQLQTLEHAIFSGFTHEPAVRLAERLLLRLPENQSKIFYSDNGSTAVEVALKMAFQYWSNQGITKTKIIAFENAYHGDTFGGMSVGARNAFNLPFSKLLFDVIHIPVPTKGKEEESIAAMQTALKQEDIAAFIFEPLIQGAGGMVMYEASVLDAFIEMCRTKKVITIADEVMTGFGRTGKFFANDYLNQKADIICLSKGLTGGVMPLGVTSCAEFIYDAFLSDDKMKTFFHGHSYTANPTACSAGLASLDLFDQPDAFENITRIENKHAGFLEKIKMHKALVDVRQLGTIIAFEIKTPETTNYLNSLAEQISEFFISKGIILRPLGNIVYILPPYCIKDEDLDYIYDSVEAFLNGHSI, from the coding sequence ATGTCGATACAAGAAAGAGATAAGAATGTGGTGTGGCATCCCTTCACACAATTAAAAACGGCTCCATTGCCTATTGCAATTGTTAAAGGCGAGGGAGCTTATTTTTTTGATGATACAGGGAAACGCTACATCGATGGGATTGCCTCTTGGTGGGTGAATATTCACGGGCATGCACATCCATATCTTGCGAAAAAAGTAGCGGAACAATTACAAACCCTTGAGCATGCAATCTTTTCAGGATTTACGCATGAACCTGCCGTTCGTTTAGCCGAGCGCTTGCTGCTGCGGTTACCCGAGAATCAATCCAAAATATTTTATTCAGACAATGGCTCAACGGCTGTTGAAGTGGCGTTGAAGATGGCATTTCAATATTGGAGCAATCAAGGGATTACTAAAACAAAAATCATTGCTTTTGAAAATGCTTATCATGGTGATACATTTGGTGGGATGAGTGTTGGCGCTCGCAACGCTTTCAATCTTCCTTTCTCAAAATTATTATTTGATGTCATTCATATTCCGGTTCCAACAAAAGGAAAAGAAGAAGAAAGTATTGCTGCAATGCAAACAGCATTAAAGCAAGAGGACATTGCGGCTTTTATCTTTGAACCATTGATACAAGGCGCAGGCGGAATGGTGATGTATGAAGCATCTGTGTTGGATGCATTCATTGAAATGTGCCGTACAAAAAAGGTAATCACTATTGCGGATGAGGTGATGACTGGTTTTGGTCGTACCGGAAAATTTTTCGCAAACGATTATTTAAATCAGAAAGCGGATATCATTTGTTTAAGTAAAGGATTAACAGGTGGTGTTATGCCTTTGGGGGTTACCAGCTGTGCGGAATTTATTTATGATGCATTTTTGAGTGATGATAAAATGAAAACATTTTTTCACGGACATTCCTACACCGCAAATCCAACTGCTTGTTCAGCAGGATTGGCGAGCTTGGATTTGTTTGATCAGCCGGACGCATTTGAAAATATCACTCGTATTGAAAATAAGCATGCAGGGTTTTTAGAAAAAATAAAAATGCACAAAGCATTGGTTGACGTAAGACAATTGGGAACAATCATAGCATTTGAAATAAAAACACCTGAAACAACCAATTACCTGAATTCATTAGCTGAACAGATCTCCGAATTTTTTATTTCTAAAGGAATTATCCTTCGCCCGCTTGGCAATATCGTTTACATCTTACCACCGTATTGCATTAAAGACGAAGATTTGGATTATATTTATGATAGTGTTGAGGCGTTTTTGAATGGGCATTCCATTTAA
- a CDS encoding alpha/beta hydrolase, whose protein sequence is MNSLLLLHGAIGAKDQLQPIAEQLKNTFDVHTLNFSGHGGEPMPSSFIIEQFAKDVLLFLKQNNISKTNIFGYSMGGYVALYLAKHHPDKVEKVITLATKFEWTPEIAAKEIKMLNAEKIEEKIPAFAAALKKRHQPNDWKIVLQKTADMMVALGNKNTLQLMDYKSITIPVLVSVGDEDNMVTLTETQHVCNNLQNGKLIVLKNTPHPIEKVDVNLIVDELKNFL, encoded by the coding sequence ATGAATTCTCTTTTATTACTTCATGGAGCCATTGGTGCGAAAGATCAGCTACAACCAATCGCAGAACAACTCAAAAACACATTTGATGTTCACACACTTAACTTTAGCGGACATGGCGGAGAACCAATGCCATCAAGCTTTATCATTGAACAATTTGCGAAAGATGTCTTACTGTTTTTAAAACAAAACAACATTTCAAAAACAAATATTTTCGGGTACAGCATGGGTGGATATGTTGCACTTTATCTGGCTAAACATCATCCGGATAAGGTTGAAAAGGTGATTACATTAGCAACAAAATTTGAATGGACACCCGAAATTGCAGCGAAAGAAATAAAAATGCTGAATGCTGAAAAAATCGAGGAGAAAATTCCGGCATTTGCTGCGGCATTAAAAAAACGTCATCAACCTAACGATTGGAAAATTGTGTTGCAAAAAACTGCTGACATGATGGTGGCGCTAGGGAACAAAAACACCTTACAATTAATGGACTACAAGTCCATCACAATTCCTGTACTGGTGAGTGTGGGCGATGAAGATAACATGGTAACACTTACGGAAACACAACATGTTTGCAACAACTTACAAAACGGAAAATTGATTGTTTTGAAAAACACTCCACATCCGATTGAAAAAGTTGATGTAAATTTAATCGTTGATGAGCTAAAAAATTTCCTTTAA
- a CDS encoding queuosine precursor transporter: protein MFKTKKEFVFIILAGIFITNAIVAELIGGKLIYLGPFIMSVGILPWPIVFLATDLINEYYGRTGVRKLSLITASLIVYAFVILFFAMNVPAAEGISVVTDSQFTAVFGQSMWIIVGSVLAFLVSQFIDVSIFWLLRDKTGGKMIWLRSTGSTIVSQLVDTFIVAGIGFWLPGKVDTATYLNMALTGYTAKLIIAVVLTPAIYAGHAGVKKYLGNEAEGLIKHSAEESLHHKVEN from the coding sequence ATGTTTAAAACAAAAAAAGAATTCGTATTTATTATCCTTGCCGGAATTTTTATCACCAATGCTATTGTAGCAGAATTGATAGGAGGGAAACTCATTTATTTGGGCCCGTTTATCATGAGTGTGGGCATTCTTCCATGGCCCATCGTTTTTTTAGCAACTGATTTAATCAATGAATATTATGGCAGAACCGGGGTGAGAAAACTTTCTCTCATTACAGCATCATTGATTGTATATGCGTTTGTAATTTTATTTTTTGCGATGAATGTTCCCGCTGCTGAAGGCATTTCGGTGGTGACAGATAGCCAGTTTACAGCAGTATTCGGACAAAGTATGTGGATTATTGTAGGTAGTGTTTTAGCTTTTTTGGTATCTCAATTTATTGATGTCAGTATTTTTTGGTTGCTGAGAGATAAAACCGGAGGCAAGATGATTTGGCTGAGAAGTACCGGTTCAACGATTGTTTCACAGTTGGTGGATACATTTATTGTGGCTGGAATTGGATTTTGGTTGCCCGGCAAAGTAGATACCGCAACCTATTTAAATATGGCTTTAACTGGGTATACTGCTAAATTGATTATTGCAGTTGTTCTTACGCCCGCTATTTATGCAGGACATGCAGGAGTTAAAAAATATTTAGGTAATGAGGCCGAAGGACTTATTAAACATTCCGCAGAAGAGTCTCTGCATCATAAAGTAGAAAATTAA